A window of the Azospirillum formosense genome harbors these coding sequences:
- the folK gene encoding 2-amino-4-hydroxy-6-hydroxymethyldihydropteridine diphosphokinase produces the protein MTTVYLALGSNLGDRAANLAAAQQRLAPQVRITLTSPVYETAPMYVTDQPAFLNMALCAQTALGPWELLRHVKSVEAAMGRDLEGGPRFGPRPIDIDILFYGGLVMYAPELEIPHPRIAERAFVLAPLADIAGDLQHPAIARSVDDLLAAVPGRDTVVRAGVERPVTA, from the coding sequence ATGACCACGGTCTATCTCGCGCTTGGCAGCAATTTGGGCGATCGCGCCGCCAATCTGGCGGCCGCGCAGCAACGGCTCGCTCCGCAGGTCCGAATCACGCTGACCTCGCCCGTCTACGAAACCGCCCCGATGTATGTGACCGACCAGCCGGCCTTCCTGAACATGGCGCTGTGCGCCCAGACCGCGCTCGGCCCGTGGGAACTCCTGCGCCACGTCAAGAGCGTCGAGGCGGCGATGGGGCGCGACCTGGAGGGCGGCCCGCGCTTCGGGCCGCGCCCCATCGACATCGACATCCTGTTCTATGGCGGGCTGGTCATGTACGCGCCGGAACTGGAGATTCCCCATCCCCGCATCGCGGAGCGCGCCTTCGTCCTGGCCCCGCTGGCCGACATCGCGGGCGACCTCCAGCACCCGGCGATCGCGCGCAGCGTCGACGATCTGCTGGCCGCCGTGCCGGGCCGCGACACGGTGGTCCGCGCCGGAGTGGAGCGTCCGGTGACGGCCTGA
- a CDS encoding DMT family transporter produces the protein MTAPPLSPAPARPATPRHIRVENIPLGIVMMLGSVLLFSVMNVLVKLLSETYPVIEVTFFRNAMALIPVAVVISLQGGWIDNLRTERPMGHVWRSVVGLTAMSLTFWSFNLLPLGDAVALNFSAPLFLTALSVPLLGEKVGIHRWSAVMVGFVGVLIMVQPSGEMLTHLGALVALGAAFCQSFAMVAIRQLSKTERANTIVFYFTAITTLILALVMPFVWVTPRSLTDLALLSATGVLGGGAQLFLTRAYSLAPAAVVAPFNYAALLWAVLFGWLLWSEMPTLHMVSGAAVVAVSGLYILHRETRRRLPPSPPAMSGGGD, from the coding sequence GTGACCGCGCCTCCCCTCTCCCCCGCCCCCGCCCGTCCCGCGACGCCCCGCCACATCCGCGTGGAGAACATACCGCTCGGCATCGTCATGATGCTGGGGTCGGTGCTGCTCTTCTCCGTGATGAACGTGCTGGTGAAGCTGCTCTCGGAGACGTACCCCGTCATCGAGGTGACCTTCTTCCGCAACGCCATGGCGCTGATCCCCGTGGCGGTGGTCATCTCGCTTCAGGGCGGGTGGATCGACAACCTGCGCACCGAGCGGCCGATGGGGCATGTCTGGCGGTCGGTCGTCGGGCTGACCGCGATGTCGCTGACCTTCTGGTCGTTCAACCTGTTGCCCCTGGGCGACGCGGTGGCGCTGAACTTCTCGGCTCCGCTCTTCCTCACCGCCCTGTCGGTGCCGCTGCTCGGCGAGAAGGTCGGCATCCACCGGTGGAGCGCGGTGATGGTCGGCTTCGTCGGCGTCCTCATCATGGTCCAGCCGTCCGGCGAGATGCTGACGCATCTGGGCGCCCTGGTCGCCCTCGGGGCCGCCTTCTGCCAGTCCTTCGCGATGGTGGCGATCCGTCAGCTCAGCAAGACTGAACGCGCCAACACCATCGTCTTCTACTTCACGGCCATCACCACGCTGATCCTGGCGCTGGTCATGCCCTTCGTGTGGGTCACCCCGCGCAGCCTGACCGATCTCGCGCTGCTGTCGGCCACCGGCGTGCTGGGGGGCGGTGCGCAGCTGTTCCTGACCCGGGCCTATTCGTTGGCTCCGGCGGCGGTGGTCGCGCCCTTCAACTACGCCGCGCTGCTGTGGGCCGTGCTGTTCGGCTGGCTGCTGTGGAGCGAGATGCCGACCCTGCACATGGTGTCGGGCGCCGCCGTGGTGGCGGTGAGCGGCCTCTACATCCTGCACCGCGAGACCCGCCGCCGCCTTCCTCCCAGCCCGCCCGCGATGAGCGGCGGCGGCGACTGA
- a CDS encoding acyloxyacyl hydrolase, whose product MAGLALSGSAGAQTVSTPEDRIGNWKIGGLAYSVGETPDTKVSDLHNKIRIGSSLLPKLDGYAEVRPWVALGPSAPDGSLHGMGGILIDVPLGGSSFVFTPSFGAGTLPVTPRDPAATGSVVEFRSQLELGYQFENKARFSLGYSRIDTSGPAADAAAPANNVFGFYYRMPFGAFTGR is encoded by the coding sequence GTGGCGGGCCTCGCGCTCTCCGGTTCCGCCGGCGCGCAGACCGTCTCCACGCCCGAAGACCGGATCGGCAACTGGAAGATCGGCGGCCTTGCCTACAGCGTCGGGGAAACGCCGGACACCAAGGTGTCGGACCTGCACAACAAGATCCGCATCGGCTCCTCCCTCCTGCCCAAGCTCGACGGCTACGCGGAGGTGCGCCCCTGGGTCGCCCTCGGCCCCAGCGCGCCGGACGGCAGCCTGCACGGCATGGGCGGCATCCTGATCGACGTGCCGCTGGGTGGGTCCTCCTTCGTCTTCACGCCCAGCTTCGGCGCCGGAACCCTGCCGGTCACGCCCCGCGATCCGGCGGCGACGGGCAGCGTGGTCGAGTTCCGCTCGCAGCTCGAACTCGGCTACCAGTTCGAAAACAAGGCCCGCTTCAGCCTCGGCTACAGCCGCATCGACACCAGCGGTCCGGCCGCCGACGCCGCCGCACCGGCCAACAACGTCTTCGGATTCTATTACCGCATGCCGTTCGGAGCCTTCACCGGACGCTGA
- a CDS encoding universal stress protein, with protein MSFKTILVPLAGLDGDTVALNAALKIAREFDAHVDALFVSLDPRDAVPMLGEGMSGAMVEEIMRAAEGESKTHLHTARRTFDDVIRAADIELRDMPTGVEAPTAQWREETGRVEEVVPREGRLADLLVFAHTTLDSNTQAYATVESALLGAARPLLLAPATLPDEIGRTVALAWNGSPESVRALTAAMPFLTGADTVHVLTAETSNTQAAAGRRIAQHLAWHGVNVQVTILKPGSEPVGQAIINKAAELGSDLLVMGGYGHSRMREMILGGVTRYVLNHASLPVLMAH; from the coding sequence ATGTCATTCAAGACGATCCTTGTGCCGCTGGCCGGACTCGACGGCGACACGGTGGCTTTGAACGCCGCGCTGAAGATCGCGCGCGAATTCGACGCCCATGTCGACGCCCTGTTCGTGTCGCTTGATCCGCGCGACGCCGTGCCCATGCTGGGCGAGGGCATGTCCGGGGCGATGGTCGAGGAGATCATGCGCGCCGCCGAAGGGGAGTCGAAGACCCACCTCCACACCGCCCGCCGCACCTTCGACGATGTGATCCGCGCCGCGGACATCGAACTGCGCGACATGCCCACCGGCGTCGAGGCGCCGACCGCCCAGTGGCGGGAGGAAACCGGCCGCGTCGAGGAGGTGGTGCCGCGCGAGGGGCGGCTGGCCGACCTGCTGGTCTTCGCCCACACCACGCTGGACAGCAACACCCAGGCCTACGCCACGGTGGAAAGCGCCCTGCTGGGGGCGGCCCGTCCGCTTCTGCTGGCCCCCGCCACGCTGCCGGACGAGATCGGGAGAACGGTGGCGCTCGCCTGGAACGGCAGCCCCGAATCGGTGCGCGCCCTGACCGCTGCGATGCCCTTCCTGACCGGCGCCGACACCGTCCACGTGCTGACCGCCGAGACCTCCAACACCCAGGCTGCGGCAGGTCGTCGCATTGCCCAGCATCTCGCTTGGCACGGCGTTAATGTTCAGGTAACCATATTGAAGCCGGGATCGGAACCCGTCGGCCAAGCCATCATCAACAAGGCCGCCGAACTTGGGTCCGACCTCCTCGTGATGGGGGGGTACGGGCACAGCCGGATGAGGGAAATGATCCTGGGTGGCGTGACCCGCTATGTGCTGAATCACGCCAGCCTGCCCGTCCTGATGGCCCACTGA
- a CDS encoding AAA family ATPase, whose protein sequence is MQHAVPDPKQDLAPGSTPMVAAFLADPASHGGAAVERVETHAAIVFLAGDRAYKLKRAVRYPYLDYSTPARRRAACLEELRLNRRTAPSLYLGLESVVRRADGALAFGGEDAAGGTALDWLVVMRRFSQDDLLDRVAERGGLDEALARGLADAVTAFHQTAEPRPDGGGAAAMREVVEGNIAELRANASLFPPERVERLAWVSAAALERLAPLLEERRRGGCVRHCHGDLHLRNIVRLDGKPVLFDGIEFDERLAVIDVAYDLAFLLMDLERRGLRPLGNAVLNRSLDMTEDYGALAPLPLFLSARAAIRAKIAATTAALRPGGEAARALEREAIAYLDQALAALEPPPPRLVAVGGLSGSGKTRLARALAPSLGASPGAVVLRSDALRKRLNGVAETERLPADSYTPAMTGRVYAGLLERARIVLTAGHAVVLDAVHARPDERAAVAGLAEAVGVRFDGVWLDAPLDTRIARIAARRGDASDATAEVAERQDVYDLGPLEWLRTNAGRDAGETLAAVLERLV, encoded by the coding sequence ATGCAGCACGCCGTACCCGATCCGAAGCAGGACCTAGCGCCGGGTTCGACGCCGATGGTGGCCGCCTTCCTCGCCGATCCGGCGAGCCACGGCGGGGCGGCGGTGGAGCGCGTCGAAACCCACGCGGCCATCGTCTTCCTGGCGGGCGACCGGGCCTACAAGCTGAAGCGCGCGGTGCGCTATCCCTACCTGGACTACTCGACGCCGGCGCGGCGGCGCGCGGCCTGCCTGGAGGAGCTGCGCCTGAACCGGCGGACGGCGCCATCCCTTTATCTCGGCCTGGAGTCGGTGGTGCGGCGGGCGGACGGAGCGCTCGCCTTCGGCGGCGAGGATGCGGCGGGTGGAACCGCGCTGGACTGGCTGGTCGTGATGCGCCGCTTTTCCCAGGACGACCTGCTGGACCGGGTGGCGGAGCGGGGCGGTCTCGACGAGGCGCTGGCTCGCGGCTTGGCCGACGCCGTGACCGCCTTTCACCAGACAGCCGAGCCGCGACCGGACGGCGGCGGGGCGGCGGCGATGCGGGAGGTGGTCGAGGGGAACATCGCCGAGTTGCGCGCCAACGCGTCCCTGTTCCCGCCGGAGCGCGTGGAGCGGCTGGCCTGGGTGTCGGCGGCGGCGCTGGAGCGGCTGGCCCCGCTGCTGGAGGAGCGGCGGCGCGGCGGTTGCGTCCGGCATTGCCATGGCGACCTGCATCTGCGGAACATCGTCAGGCTGGACGGGAAGCCGGTCTTGTTCGACGGCATCGAGTTCGACGAGCGGCTGGCGGTCATCGACGTCGCCTATGATCTCGCCTTCCTGCTGATGGACCTGGAGCGGCGTGGGCTTCGCCCGCTGGGCAACGCCGTCCTCAACCGCAGCCTGGACATGACGGAGGACTATGGCGCCCTGGCGCCGCTGCCCCTGTTCTTGTCGGCGCGGGCCGCCATCCGCGCCAAGATCGCCGCCACGACGGCGGCCCTCCGCCCCGGCGGGGAGGCGGCGCGGGCGTTGGAACGGGAGGCGATCGCCTATCTGGATCAGGCCCTTGCGGCGTTGGAGCCGCCGCCGCCGCGGCTGGTCGCCGTCGGCGGCCTGTCCGGCAGCGGAAAGACCCGGCTGGCCCGCGCCCTGGCGCCGTCGCTGGGAGCGTCGCCCGGTGCCGTCGTCCTGCGCTCCGACGCGCTGCGCAAGCGCCTCAACGGCGTGGCTGAGACCGAGCGGCTCCCCGCCGACTCCTACACGCCGGCGATGACCGGAAGGGTTTATGCCGGGCTTCTGGAGCGGGCGCGGATCGTGCTGACCGCCGGGCACGCCGTGGTGCTGGACGCTGTCCACGCCCGCCCGGACGAACGGGCCGCCGTCGCCGGTCTTGCCGAGGCGGTGGGCGTGCGATTCGATGGGGTCTGGTTGGACGCGCCGCTGGACACGCGGATCGCCCGAATCGCCGCCCGCCGCGGCGACGCCTCCGACGCGACGGCGGAGGTCGCCGAACGGCAGGACGTCTATGATCTGGGCCCGCTTGAATGGCTGCGTACGAATGCTGGCAGGGATGCGGGGGAAACGCTTGCGGCCGTGCTGGAGCGACTGGTGTAA
- a CDS encoding SRPBCC domain-containing protein — MDMSGSQRITAPRDKVWAALNDPEILRQCIPGCEEVQKTSDTEFTAKVVAKVGPVSAKFSGKVTLSDLDPPNGYTITGEGSGGAAGFGKGGAKVSLQPDGEAATVLSYTANATVGGKLAQIGSRLVDATARKMADDFFNRFTALVGGPPPEPVAEPITDKVAAPVPGTVAPPTARSAAAPQPVTPAVAAPAPEIPIPLPAARGRGGFYVPWAALGVVAVLVLLLAWMK; from the coding sequence ATGGACATGAGCGGCAGCCAGCGCATCACGGCCCCGCGGGACAAGGTGTGGGCGGCGCTGAACGACCCGGAGATCCTGCGCCAATGCATTCCCGGCTGCGAGGAGGTGCAGAAGACGTCCGACACCGAGTTCACCGCCAAGGTGGTCGCCAAGGTGGGGCCGGTCAGCGCCAAGTTCTCCGGCAAGGTGACGCTCTCCGACCTCGATCCGCCCAACGGCTACACCATCACCGGCGAAGGGTCCGGCGGGGCCGCCGGCTTCGGCAAGGGCGGCGCCAAGGTGTCCCTGCAACCGGACGGCGAAGCGGCGACGGTCCTGTCCTACACCGCCAACGCCACGGTCGGCGGCAAGCTGGCGCAGATCGGGTCCCGTCTGGTGGACGCCACGGCGCGGAAGATGGCGGATGACTTCTTCAACCGATTCACGGCCCTGGTCGGCGGGCCGCCGCCGGAACCGGTTGCCGAGCCGATCACTGACAAGGTCGCCGCACCGGTCCCCGGAACCGTCGCGCCGCCGACGGCCCGCAGCGCCGCCGCGCCCCAACCGGTGACGCCCGCCGTGGCGGCGCCCGCCCCGGAAATCCCCATCCCCCTGCCCGCCGCCCGGGGGCGGGGAGGCTTCTATGTTCCCTGGGCGGCGCTCGGAGTCGTGGCTGTTCTTGTTCTTCTTCTCGCGTGGATGAAATAA
- a CDS encoding DUF2934 domain-containing protein — MAKRKTATAKTVEATPSLEAAEALATDTGAEIVLNTNFAAIEQDAVALLHAASLLVEADTPEKANHALDHNLRLWVAIKTVLQNEENTLDSEVKANLRNLAQYVTVTTMEATTGSIETRKLVSLSRINMHIAEGLLHGQKTRMVQERAYEIWEREGRPNGREMDHWLLAEAEIADLMNNR, encoded by the coding sequence ATGGCCAAGCGCAAGACCGCCACCGCAAAGACCGTCGAAGCCACTCCGTCGCTTGAAGCGGCCGAGGCGCTCGCCACCGACACCGGGGCGGAAATCGTCCTGAACACCAATTTCGCGGCCATCGAGCAGGACGCGGTCGCCTTGCTGCATGCCGCCAGCCTGCTGGTCGAAGCCGACACGCCGGAAAAGGCGAACCACGCGCTGGACCACAACCTGCGCCTCTGGGTCGCCATCAAGACGGTGCTCCAGAACGAGGAGAACACCCTCGACTCCGAGGTGAAGGCGAACCTGCGCAACCTCGCGCAGTACGTCACCGTCACCACCATGGAAGCGACCACGGGCTCCATCGAGACGCGCAAGCTGGTCTCGCTGTCGCGCATCAACATGCACATCGCGGAAGGCCTGCTGCACGGCCAGAAGACCCGCATGGTGCAGGAGCGCGCCTATGAGATCTGGGAGCGCGAGGGCCGCCCGAACGGGCGCGAGATGGACCATTGGCTGCTGGCCGAAGCCGAGATCGCCGATCTGATGAACAACCGCTGA